The Periplaneta americana isolate PAMFEO1 chromosome 16, P.americana_PAMFEO1_priV1, whole genome shotgun sequence genome segment ttcttaaattcctttatacccttatataaatctcgaatgtttttattcttactatttgtttctacctcattcagtttttccttcaagtaacctctctttttattcctaagtgtacgacttgcttcccgtctttcattgaaataattatctctcttctcctcaactggatcctgtaagaatttcaattttgcctgtttccttctttctactaccatgcaacaatcttcatcaaaccacggtttctttttcttagtttcataataacctatgctctgctcagctgcaattttgatactatctctgatattttcccacacgctattaacatctaattctttctcaacttcgtcggaactttctaaagtggcaaacctattacTGTAACCTGACTATAACATATTTAACGagaaacacaattaaaaaaataaacttgaaaatatATGTGTGGTGAATATTACACTGTTATAATATCGATGTACTGTCACTTCACACAAATTAGCGCAGGAACTTAAAATATGACTGTTTCTCACACTtgcaacatatttaatataaaaaataataactgttTATCACTGAGTTATAGTTAGTAATACAGTATACTGGTACTGATATAGTTGTAGACTGTAACCTGACTGTAACATATTTAACGagaaacacaattaaaaaaataaacttgaaaatatCGCTGTGTGGTGAATATTACACTGTTATAACACTCAATTACTGTAGGAAATTGTGATTTCTCTCAAAGCAAGATTGTAAACGTAAATAGGTACAGTACTGCTGAATTTCTTCTTTATAGTCTACTTGTAGATTTCTATTTCTACAAGATGGTGTATATTTTGGCACTTTCATCCTTGGACCTATCTTCCTGCGGTTGCTTGGCTTCCTCGCTAATCTTCTGGTTAAGAATGTCTATTATCATGCGTTCCTTCTCTGTTTGAATTCTTGTCAGTTTTAACTGCTCCAACAATACAAGCCTGTGTAAATCATTAGTGCTGAGTATTTTTGTTTCCTCTGTTTCTggtaaatttaatttaggtttttttGTGGGTAGCGGTCTGGTAAATGAAACCTCGCTGGGCATTGGTGACGATGACCTTGTATCTAGAGGTACAAGAGGATGATTTGTAGCACCTGCAAACAGAGAtgtgaaaaaaatgtaagaatgaaataaaacttcATATTGATGTTAAATTATATTGCAGTGCTATGTTTCAATAAAATATGTGATTAGCTGTTTCAGAATTCAAATTCTAATTGCTAGTCTTAATTTCACTTAAACCAACAGAcgtaaaattgcaaaaaagtgGTTCCCTATTGCATAATTACTTCCAATTAGCCCTTTTCAATAAATACAACTTTCGCAACAGAATAACTGTAATTAAAATTACCTGGTAATTTTAAAGATCTAAACTCAGTGTTTGatgagggagaagaagaagaagaagaagtggatGGACAAGGCCCCACACTTACAGCTcctgaaaacaaattaaaaaatataagtagacTTACCggcatgtaattttaatttaaaatgtaattttgacttTAAATACACATGCGTTTAATATatagattacaaaataattacatcaaCGATTAAAAAACCATGGTAATAGATGGTATACATTTACCTGGAATTTTGCTGATTACAGGATTTGTGTCACCTTGTagcagagtgaatagttctttctcccaagtattcaaaattattggCTTGTTTCCTGTTCTATTCTTGTCGGTTTTCTTCTTGAGACTTGTTTTCatgtgattaatttttttttagtagttgCCTAGAATTTATTGGCGTGCCGAAATTTTCTTCGAATAATTTTATCATATCCTTAATTGCTGCCtcctttttccttttcatttccgGAACTTGTgatttttctaatatttctggaTACTTTCCTAAAGTTGTCGCTAGAAATATCATTGTATTTTCAAGAGGGACAGAGCTACCGTCGTCTGAATCAGAAGACTCCATTTTAAAAACACAGAATCCCTACTCAGTACTGACGGAAGTGACCATGGTTTATTAGCATCAGAACGAAAGTTGCTGTGCTATCGAGAGGCTTACCATTGCAGCTTATCGTTTTCCTTTATGAAACCGAATGCTCGTTATCAGTTGACAAAGAGCGCCGACAAATACACAGTAGTGAAACACGAAACGCCAAACAATATACATGACACATTCAGGAGCACATGCTCCTGTCTTAGAAGCAGAAGGTCAAAGGATAAGGTAAAGGTTATTCTTACAATTCGAAGCATATGCTTATACTTCAACCTTTTGCTTCGAAGCACATCCTTGTACTTCAACATCTTGCTTCGAAGGAAATCCTTCAATTTTATTCTTATGGGccaatatactcgatgttatggaacacggccgacttgatgctcccttcgctttcAAAGATGGAGCGAAGCTAGGATCAAATCGGCCGTGTgtgtaactacattatgacaaccgttgcagcagtgttatcaatttagcaactttgtcactagatctggctacttttaacaattttcagggacaaaatcaataccaacttttaattCTGAActgcataaatataacgtaactagtttcgtggtgtcaatactgtcagtatgacttctggactttctcatggccctcgacttatacttttgccttttttacccaaatgtttgcataaactactttgactaaagggttttaacaaaaataaattttgtcacacgcttcacagaatgacataactgaatttagggacttgactttggaggagtttcgttcattcctggtgtgttttattttgctACACTTTCCacatcaaattatatatatatatatatatatatatatatatatatatatatatatatatatatatatctgttatggtaacaacatggagtcaggccacaaagggaaaaacactggaggagggattcgatccggtgctctggaacgaacttcggcgtaggctatataatatatggtggtactattattttggaactgttatttggaacctagtattttcttggaactggaacagttggaactgttacgagaaaataacaactttttccACATCTAGTCCGAACACGTCCGTCTGAAAAAACTTCGTTAAGTATCTAGTCAGCCCTGACCACCTTCTATCGCAACGATCAAAGAGTATCAATATTATAACTCTTTAGTTACGATTAATTAGGGTAGAACGTGCAACAATTAAACGACTGTTATGCGTTGGCCTACGCAAAGATGTCTTGTTACTCTGAACAATATGTGGACCAGGGACATGCTCTTACAAATGAGGTGAAAATTGATGAAGATCCGATGCCAATTTCGTTCCTCATGGTGAAACGTGAACCAGAGGTGAGTGGAACGCAAGGGATGCACTCTGTGTTCTTCCAGtgcttattttgtatttttgattaTCACAGCTACTATCTCTTTATAATATTACTTCCATTGCTTGTCAGTGTGTGATAGAGATAGAAGAAATTTGatgacaatatattttttatttgtcatgTTGTAGCAAAGCCTAATGTTGAActgttatttagttttatatttcaaatttaaaaacgaAGTTACAGTTATACCTTATTCTTAATCGTT includes the following:
- the LOC138691629 gene encoding uncharacterized protein, which codes for MKTSLKKKTDKNRTGNKPIILNTWEKELFTLLQGDTNPVISKIPGAVSVGPCPSTSSSSSSPSSNTEFRSLKLPGATNHPLVPLDTRSSSPMPSEVSFTRPLPTKKPKLNLPETEETKILSTNDLHRLVLLEQLKLTRIQTEKERMIIDILNQKISEEAKQPQEDRSKDESAKIYTIL